A genomic stretch from Thermosipho affectus includes:
- the fsa gene encoding fructose-6-phosphate aldolase — MKIFLDTAKIDEIKKGVEWGLVDGVTTNPTLIAKAGTPFKETIKEICQIVRGPVSAEVVSLDWQEMVKEARELAKIDDYVVVKIPMTPDGLKAVKILSAEGIKTNVTLVFSANQALLAAKAGATYVSPFVGRMDDIANDGMGIVDEIITIYSNYGFETEVIVASVRHPKHVLESALMGADIVTIPFNVLEKLFHHPMTEIGIKRFLDDWKKYQTGR; from the coding sequence ATGAAGATTTTTCTCGATACAGCAAAGATTGACGAGATAAAAAAGGGAGTGGAATGGGGATTAGTTGATGGAGTGACAACAAATCCTACATTAATTGCAAAAGCTGGTACTCCTTTTAAGGAAACTATTAAAGAGATATGTCAGATCGTTCGAGGGCCTGTTTCTGCTGAAGTAGTTTCATTGGATTGGCAAGAAATGGTAAAAGAAGCAAGGGAACTTGCAAAAATTGATGATTACGTTGTTGTAAAAATTCCTATGACCCCTGATGGGTTAAAAGCTGTTAAGATTTTATCAGCAGAAGGTATAAAAACTAATGTTACACTAGTTTTTAGTGCAAATCAAGCATTGCTTGCGGCAAAAGCTGGTGCTACTTATGTTAGTCCATTTGTAGGGAGAATGGACGATATAGCTAATGATGGAATGGGAATTGTTGATGAGATTATTACCATATATTCTAATTATGGTTTTGAAACTGAAGTAATTGTTGCAAGTGTAAGACACCCAAAACATGTTTTAGAATCTGCATTAATGGGAGCGGATATTGTTACAATTCCTTTTAATGTTCTTGAAAAGTTGTTTCATCACCCTATGACGGAAATAGGTATTAAGAGATTTTTAGATGATTGGAAAAAATATCAAACAGGAAGGTGA